A stretch of the Panthera uncia isolate 11264 chromosome D1, Puncia_PCG_1.0, whole genome shotgun sequence genome encodes the following:
- the GRK2 gene encoding beta-adrenergic receptor kinase 1 isoform X1, with protein sequence MADLEAVLADVSYLMAMEKSKATPAARASKKILLPEPSIRSVMQKYLEDRGEVTFEKIFSQKLGYLLFRDFCLKHLEEAKPLVEFYEEIKKYEKLETEEERLARSREVFDTYIMKELLACSHPFSKSATEHVQGHLVKKQVPPDLFQPYIEEICQNLRGDVFQKFIESDKFTRFCQWKNVELNIHLTMNDFSVHRIIGRGGFGEVYGCRKADTGKMYAMKCLDKKRIKMKQGETLALNERIMLSLVSTGDCPFIVCMSYAFHTPDKLSFILDLMNGGDLHYHLSQHGVFSEADMRFYAAEIILGLEHMHNRFVVYRDLKPANILLDEHGHVRISDLGLACDFSKKKPHASVGTHGYMAPEVLQKGVAYDSSADWFSLGCMLFKLLRGHSPFRQHKTKDKHEIDRMTLTMAVELPDSFSPELRSLLEGLLQRDVNRRLGCLGRGAQEVKESPFFRSLDWQMVFLQKYPPPLIPPRGEVNAADAFDIGSFDEEDTKGIKLLDSDQELYRNFPLTISERWQQEVAETVFDTINAETDRLEARKKTKNKQLGHEEDYALGKDCIMHGYMAKMGNPFLTQWQRRYFYLFPNRLEWRGEGEAPQSLLTMEEIQSVEETQIKERKCLLLKIRGGKQFVLQCDSDPELVQWKKELRDAYREAQQLVQRVPKMKNKPRSPVVELSKVPLVQRGSANGL encoded by the exons ATGGCGGACCTGGAGGCGGTGCTGGCCGATGTGAGCTACCTGATGGCCATGGAGAAGAGCAAGGCCACGCCGGCCGCGCGCGCCAGCAAGAAGATCCTGCTGCCCGAACCCAG CATCCGAAGCGTCATGCAGAAGTACCTGGAAGACCGGGGCGAGGTGACCTTTGAGAAGATCTTCTCCCAGAAGCTGG GGTACCTGCTCTTCCGAGACTTCTGCCTGAAACACCTAGAGGAGGCCAAGCCGTTGGTGGAGTTCTATGAGGAG ATCAAGAAATACGAGAagctggagacagaggaggagcgCTTGGCTCGCAGCCGGGAGGTCTTCGACACCTACATCATGAAGGAGCTGCTGGCCTGCTCACAC CCCTTCTCGAAAAGTGCCACTGAGCACGTCCAGGGCCACCTGGTGAAGAAGCAGGTTCCTCCGGATCTCTTCCAG CCATACATTGAAGAGATTTGTCAGAACCTCCGAGGGGATGTGTTCCAGAAATTCATCGAGAG CGATAAATTCACACGATTTTGCCAGTGGAAGAATGTGGAGCTCAACATCCAT CTGACCATGAACGACTTCAGCGTGCACCGCATCATCGGACGAGGGGGCTTCGGCGAGGTCTATGGGTGCCGGAAGGCCGACACGGGCAAGAT GTACGCCATGAAGTGTCTGGATAAGAAGCGCATCAAGATGAAGCAGGGGGAGACCCTGGCCCTGAACGAGCGCATCATGCTGTCCCTCGTCAGCACTGGG GACTGCCCGTTCATCGTGTGCATGTCGTACGCATTCCACACGCCGGACAAGCTCAGCTTCATCCTcgatctcatgaacg GCGGGGACCTGCACTACCACCTGTCCCAGCACGGGGTTTTCTCCGAGGCCGACATGCGCTTCTACGCGGCCGAGATCATCCTGGGCCTGGAGCACATGCACAACCGCTTCGTTGTCTATCGGGACCTGAAG CCAGCCAACATCCTTCTGGACGAGCACGGTCACGTGCGCATCTCAGACCTCGGCCTGGCCTGCGACTTCTCCAAGAAGAAGCCCCACGCCAGCGT GGGCACCCACGGGTACATGGCCCCTGAGGTCCTGCAGAAGGGCGTGGCCTACGATAGCAGCGCCGACTGGTTCTCCCTGGGCTGCATGCTTTTCAAGTTGCTGCGGGG GCACAGCCCCTTTCGGCAGCACAAGACCAAAGATAAGCACGAGATTGACCGCATGACATTGACGATG GCTGTGGAGCTGCCCGACTCCTTCTCCCCCGAGCTCCGTTCCTTGCTGGAGGGGCTGCTGCAGAGGGATGTCAACCGGAGACTGGGCTGCCTGGGTCGAGG GGCCCAGGAGGTAAAGGAGAGCCCCTTCTTCCGCTCCTTGGACTGGCAGATGGTCTTCTTGCAGAAG TACCCTCCCCCGCTGATACCCCCTCGAGGGGAGGTGAACGCTGCTGACGCCTTCGACATTGGCTCCTTTGACGAGGAGGACACAAAAGGAATCAAG TTGCTGGACAGTGACCAGGAACTCTACCGCAACTTCCCCCTCACCATCTCGGAGCGGTGGCAGCAGGAGGTGGCGGAGACGGTCTTCGACACCATCAATGCCGAGACCGACCGGCTGGAGGCCcgcaagaaaaccaaaaacaagcagTTGGGCCACGAGGAAG ACTACGCCCTGGGCAAGGACTGCATCATGCATGGCTACATGGCCAAGATGGGCAACCCCTTCCTGACGCAGTGGCAGAGGCGGTACTTCTACTTGTTCCCCAACCGGCTGGAGTGGCGGGGCGAGGGCGAGGCCCCG CAGAGCCTGCTGACCATGGAGGAGATCCAGTCTGTGGAGGAGACGCAGATCAAGGAGCGGAAGTGCCTCCTTCTCAAGATCCGCGGCGGCAAACAGTTTGTGCTGCAGTGCGAC AGCGACCCTGAGCTGGTGCAGTGGAAGAAGGAGCTTCGGGACGCGTACCGCGAGGCCCAGCAGCTGGTGCAGCGCGTGCCCAAGATGAAGAACAAGCCGCGCTCGCCCGTGGTGGAGCTGAGCAAGGTGCCGCTGGTCCAGCGCGGCAGTGCCAACGGCCTCTGA
- the GRK2 gene encoding beta-adrenergic receptor kinase 1 isoform X2 has protein sequence MQKYLEDRGEVTFEKIFSQKLGYLLFRDFCLKHLEEAKPLVEFYEEIKKYEKLETEEERLARSREVFDTYIMKELLACSHPFSKSATEHVQGHLVKKQVPPDLFQPYIEEICQNLRGDVFQKFIESDKFTRFCQWKNVELNIHLTMNDFSVHRIIGRGGFGEVYGCRKADTGKMYAMKCLDKKRIKMKQGETLALNERIMLSLVSTGDCPFIVCMSYAFHTPDKLSFILDLMNGGDLHYHLSQHGVFSEADMRFYAAEIILGLEHMHNRFVVYRDLKPANILLDEHGHVRISDLGLACDFSKKKPHASVGTHGYMAPEVLQKGVAYDSSADWFSLGCMLFKLLRGHSPFRQHKTKDKHEIDRMTLTMAVELPDSFSPELRSLLEGLLQRDVNRRLGCLGRGAQEVKESPFFRSLDWQMVFLQKYPPPLIPPRGEVNAADAFDIGSFDEEDTKGIKLLDSDQELYRNFPLTISERWQQEVAETVFDTINAETDRLEARKKTKNKQLGHEEDYALGKDCIMHGYMAKMGNPFLTQWQRRYFYLFPNRLEWRGEGEAPQSLLTMEEIQSVEETQIKERKCLLLKIRGGKQFVLQCDSDPELVQWKKELRDAYREAQQLVQRVPKMKNKPRSPVVELSKVPLVQRGSANGL, from the exons ATGCAGAAGTACCTGGAAGACCGGGGCGAGGTGACCTTTGAGAAGATCTTCTCCCAGAAGCTGG GGTACCTGCTCTTCCGAGACTTCTGCCTGAAACACCTAGAGGAGGCCAAGCCGTTGGTGGAGTTCTATGAGGAG ATCAAGAAATACGAGAagctggagacagaggaggagcgCTTGGCTCGCAGCCGGGAGGTCTTCGACACCTACATCATGAAGGAGCTGCTGGCCTGCTCACAC CCCTTCTCGAAAAGTGCCACTGAGCACGTCCAGGGCCACCTGGTGAAGAAGCAGGTTCCTCCGGATCTCTTCCAG CCATACATTGAAGAGATTTGTCAGAACCTCCGAGGGGATGTGTTCCAGAAATTCATCGAGAG CGATAAATTCACACGATTTTGCCAGTGGAAGAATGTGGAGCTCAACATCCAT CTGACCATGAACGACTTCAGCGTGCACCGCATCATCGGACGAGGGGGCTTCGGCGAGGTCTATGGGTGCCGGAAGGCCGACACGGGCAAGAT GTACGCCATGAAGTGTCTGGATAAGAAGCGCATCAAGATGAAGCAGGGGGAGACCCTGGCCCTGAACGAGCGCATCATGCTGTCCCTCGTCAGCACTGGG GACTGCCCGTTCATCGTGTGCATGTCGTACGCATTCCACACGCCGGACAAGCTCAGCTTCATCCTcgatctcatgaacg GCGGGGACCTGCACTACCACCTGTCCCAGCACGGGGTTTTCTCCGAGGCCGACATGCGCTTCTACGCGGCCGAGATCATCCTGGGCCTGGAGCACATGCACAACCGCTTCGTTGTCTATCGGGACCTGAAG CCAGCCAACATCCTTCTGGACGAGCACGGTCACGTGCGCATCTCAGACCTCGGCCTGGCCTGCGACTTCTCCAAGAAGAAGCCCCACGCCAGCGT GGGCACCCACGGGTACATGGCCCCTGAGGTCCTGCAGAAGGGCGTGGCCTACGATAGCAGCGCCGACTGGTTCTCCCTGGGCTGCATGCTTTTCAAGTTGCTGCGGGG GCACAGCCCCTTTCGGCAGCACAAGACCAAAGATAAGCACGAGATTGACCGCATGACATTGACGATG GCTGTGGAGCTGCCCGACTCCTTCTCCCCCGAGCTCCGTTCCTTGCTGGAGGGGCTGCTGCAGAGGGATGTCAACCGGAGACTGGGCTGCCTGGGTCGAGG GGCCCAGGAGGTAAAGGAGAGCCCCTTCTTCCGCTCCTTGGACTGGCAGATGGTCTTCTTGCAGAAG TACCCTCCCCCGCTGATACCCCCTCGAGGGGAGGTGAACGCTGCTGACGCCTTCGACATTGGCTCCTTTGACGAGGAGGACACAAAAGGAATCAAG TTGCTGGACAGTGACCAGGAACTCTACCGCAACTTCCCCCTCACCATCTCGGAGCGGTGGCAGCAGGAGGTGGCGGAGACGGTCTTCGACACCATCAATGCCGAGACCGACCGGCTGGAGGCCcgcaagaaaaccaaaaacaagcagTTGGGCCACGAGGAAG ACTACGCCCTGGGCAAGGACTGCATCATGCATGGCTACATGGCCAAGATGGGCAACCCCTTCCTGACGCAGTGGCAGAGGCGGTACTTCTACTTGTTCCCCAACCGGCTGGAGTGGCGGGGCGAGGGCGAGGCCCCG CAGAGCCTGCTGACCATGGAGGAGATCCAGTCTGTGGAGGAGACGCAGATCAAGGAGCGGAAGTGCCTCCTTCTCAAGATCCGCGGCGGCAAACAGTTTGTGCTGCAGTGCGAC AGCGACCCTGAGCTGGTGCAGTGGAAGAAGGAGCTTCGGGACGCGTACCGCGAGGCCCAGCAGCTGGTGCAGCGCGTGCCCAAGATGAAGAACAAGCCGCGCTCGCCCGTGGTGGAGCTGAGCAAGGTGCCGCTGGTCCAGCGCGGCAGTGCCAACGGCCTCTGA